The Prevotella melaninogenica genome has a segment encoding these proteins:
- a CDS encoding glycoside hydrolase family 10 protein yields MRQLHSLLRLLIAAVLFIGAGNAVYGQVPAKKREFRGAWIQCVNGQFQGIGTEEMQRTLRYQLDELQRDGVNAIIFQVRAECDALYPSKYEPWSKFLTGRQGTPPSPYWDPLQWMITECHDRGMELHAWINPYRAKTKNTTQLATNHVAVTNPNRVFSYDGLYILNPALPENRNYICAVVDDIVSRYDIDGLHIDDYFYPYPAAGQTIPDQAYFQRDRRGFTNINDWRRNNVDLFIKQLGESIHRRKPWVKFGVSPFGIYRNQKNDPKNGSRTNGLQNYDDLYADVLKWVNNGWIDYCVPQLYWEIGNRAADYKELIGWWNRYAGNRPLYIGEDVLRTVKYADPQNPNSNQLPAKRRLHQQCQNVNGTVLWYAKSVVDNPGNYGTLLRTNYWRYPALQPLMPFIDDEAPSKPKKVKARQESDGYYYLTWKAPRGEGWRDAPYRYIVYRFYAGEPINLDDPSKIVGMPYGNKLRLNYKDGSTKYVYVVTALDRMSNESHGKKKKVKL; encoded by the coding sequence ATGAGACAACTTCATTCTCTATTGAGATTATTGATTGCCGCAGTGCTTTTCATTGGGGCGGGTAATGCCGTGTATGGACAAGTTCCAGCTAAGAAGCGAGAGTTCCGCGGTGCGTGGATTCAGTGTGTGAACGGACAGTTCCAGGGTATTGGTACAGAGGAGATGCAGCGTACGTTGCGTTATCAGTTGGACGAACTGCAGCGAGATGGTGTGAATGCTATCATCTTTCAGGTGCGTGCTGAGTGTGATGCGCTCTATCCAAGTAAGTATGAGCCATGGAGTAAGTTCCTTACAGGACGTCAGGGTACACCTCCTTCGCCTTATTGGGACCCATTGCAATGGATGATTACGGAGTGTCACGATCGTGGTATGGAACTTCATGCGTGGATTAATCCTTATCGTGCTAAGACAAAGAATACCACACAGTTGGCAACGAATCATGTAGCAGTAACCAATCCTAATCGTGTTTTCTCATACGATGGACTTTACATCCTCAACCCTGCGCTGCCAGAGAATCGCAATTATATCTGTGCAGTGGTTGATGATATCGTGAGCCGATACGATATTGATGGCTTACATATTGATGACTATTTCTATCCTTATCCTGCTGCAGGACAGACCATTCCTGACCAAGCTTACTTCCAGCGTGACAGACGTGGTTTCACCAATATCAATGATTGGAGACGTAATAATGTAGACCTTTTCATCAAGCAGTTGGGTGAGTCTATCCATCGTCGTAAGCCTTGGGTGAAGTTTGGTGTGTCTCCTTTTGGTATCTATCGCAATCAGAAGAACGACCCAAAGAATGGTAGTCGTACAAATGGTTTGCAGAACTATGACGACCTCTATGCCGACGTTCTTAAGTGGGTGAACAATGGGTGGATAGACTATTGTGTGCCACAGCTTTACTGGGAGATTGGCAATCGTGCAGCTGATTATAAGGAACTCATCGGATGGTGGAACCGCTATGCAGGCAATCGTCCGTTGTATATTGGTGAGGATGTACTTCGTACGGTGAAGTATGCTGATCCACAGAACCCTAACTCAAATCAGCTTCCAGCGAAACGTCGTCTGCATCAGCAGTGTCAGAACGTTAATGGAACGGTGTTATGGTATGCTAAGTCGGTTGTTGATAACCCTGGCAACTATGGTACACTCCTTCGCACAAACTACTGGCGTTATCCAGCTTTGCAGCCTTTGATGCCATTCATTGACGATGAGGCTCCATCGAAACCAAAGAAGGTGAAGGCAAGACAGGAGAGTGATGGCTACTATTATCTCACATGGAAGGCTCCAAGGGGAGAAGGCTGGAGGGATGCTCCTTATCGTTATATCGTTTATCGTTTCTATGCCGGTGAGCCAATCAATCTCGATGATCCTTCAAAGATTGTGGGAATGCCTTACGGCAATAAGCTACGTCTTAATTATAAAGACGGCAGTACAAAATACGTCTATGTCGTTACTGCTCTTGACCGTATGAGTAACGAAAGTCATGGTAAAAAGAAAAAGGTGAAGCTTTAG
- a CDS encoding RNA polymerase sigma factor — MTPLDEAEVIRQLASPEGRQKVFPMIVDQYSQSLYWKIRSIVLTHEDADDVLQNTFLKAWKSLPTFQGKAKLSTWLYRIAINESLDFLRHQKKAALSSADADLSVANRLLADDYFDGDKSQAVLQEAIATLPDVQRTVFTLRYYDEMKYSEISEILGTSEGSLKASYHIAVQKITDYVKRYE; from the coding sequence CCCTCGATGAAGCTGAAGTGATTCGCCAGTTGGCGAGTCCCGAAGGAAGACAGAAGGTTTTCCCCATGATTGTTGACCAGTACAGCCAATCGCTGTATTGGAAGATTCGTAGTATTGTTCTTACACATGAGGATGCTGACGACGTATTGCAAAACACGTTTCTCAAAGCATGGAAGAGTCTTCCGACCTTTCAGGGAAAAGCTAAATTGTCCACTTGGCTCTATCGCATAGCTATTAACGAGTCGCTCGATTTCCTTCGTCATCAAAAGAAGGCAGCACTTTCCAGTGCAGATGCCGACCTCTCTGTAGCCAATCGCTTATTGGCAGACGACTACTTCGATGGCGATAAGAGTCAGGCAGTGTTGCAGGAAGCCATTGCAACCTTGCCCGATGTGCAGCGCACGGTGTTCACACTTCGTTATTATGACGAGATGAAATACTCCGAGATAAGCGAGATATTAGGTACAAGCGAGGGCTCGCTGAAAGCCTCTTATCATATTGCTGTACAGAAGATTACTGACTACGTGAAGCGGTATGAATAA